In the genome of Labrus mixtus chromosome 21, fLabMix1.1, whole genome shotgun sequence, one region contains:
- the LOC132955494 gene encoding urotensin-2 receptor: protein MNNNSINIDTTPRVGGSGAVDHELVITSTFGTLLSVVYIIGVSGNVYTLVVMCHSIRFATSMYISIINLALADLLYLSTIPFVVSTYFLKDWYFGDVGCRILLSLDLLTMHASIFTLTVMCTERYLAVTKPLDTVRRSKSYRKGLAWGVWLLSLVLTLPMMIMVTQTTKNTPEGGVKRMCAPTWAPLAYKVYVTVLFGTSIMAPGLIIGYLYVKLARAYLESQRNSVISRSGNKRSPKQKVLIMIFTIVLVFWACFLPFWIWQLLPLYHTKPLSLASQTHTCINYLVASLTYSNSCINPFLYTLLTKNYREYLKNRHRSFYRYTSSFKQRPPSLYSWGKSASSSNQFEFNSETLVMGTLK, encoded by the coding sequence ATGAACAACAACTCCATCAACATTGACACGACACCGCGGGTCGGCGGGTCCGGAGCTGTGGATCATGAACTCGTTATCACTTCCACTTTCGGGACGCTTCTCTCCGTTGTTTACATCATCGGGGTGTCGGGGAACGTGTACACCCTGGTGGTGATGTGCCACTCGATCCGTTTCGCCACTTCTATGTACATCTCTATTATTAACCTGGCTCTGGCGGACCTCCTCTACCTCTCGACCATCCCCTTCGTCGTGTCTACATACTTTCTAAAGGACTGGTACTTCGGGGATGTGGGCTGCCGCATCCTGCTCAGCCTGGACCTCCTCACAATGCACGCCAGCATCTTCACACTCACCGTCATGTGCACGGAGCGGTACCTGGCTGTCACCAAGCCGCTGGACACTGTGAGACGCTCCAAGAGTTACCGTAAAGGTCTGGCATGGGGCGTCTGGCTTCTTTCTCTAGTCTTAACTTTGCCCATGATGATAATGGTCACACAGACCACTAAAAACACGCCGGAGGGGGGTGTAAAGAGGATGTGCGCACCCACCTGGGCGCCCTTGGCTTACAAAGTGTATGTGACCGTCCTGTTTGGCACCAGCATCATGGCACCGGGACTCATTATTGGTTACCTGTACGTGAAGTTAGCCCGCGCGTATTTAGAGTCCCAGCGAAATTCTGTGATCAGCAGGAGCGGCAATAAGCGGTCCCCCAAACAGAAAGTTCTGATCATGATTTTCACCATCGTGCTGGTGTTCTGGGCTTGTTTCCTGCCGTTCTGGATCTGGCAGCTGCTGCCCCTCTATCACACCAAGCCCCTGAGCCTGGCCTCGCAGACACATACCTGCATCAACTACCTGGTGGCCAGCCTCACGTACAGCAACAGCTGCATTAACCCTTTCCTCTACACACTGCTCACCAAGAACTACAGGGAGTATCTGAAGAACAGGCACAGGAGCTTCTACAGGTACACGTCCTCTTTCAAGCAGCGGCCGCCCAGCCTCTACTCGTGGGGGAAGTCTGCGTCCTCCAGCAACCAGTTTGAGTTCAACTCCGAGACTCTCGTCATGGGGACACTGAAGTGA